TCATGACCGCCTCCCCCACTGCGGCTACTCTTAAGAACGCTTCATGGAGGGCGGCGAATATCTTATCATCTTCACCCCACATAAGGGTGCTCATGGGACCGGTCTCCCTCTCGATACCGTGGTGATCAAAGACCTGGGTCGCTGCTTTGATGGAGGGGGAAAGTTCGTCCTGCCGGAGGGGGTAGAAACTGACCTGCGCGGTTATGCCGAGCATGGGGGAACCTCCTGATCTCAGATCTAACAAAAAACATTTCACCACAGGGTACGCGGGGTTACGCAGGGTAAATCAAGATCCTGAATCATTTCGATACAAGTTTTTAGATAGGCACGTAATTGAATTGGATTCGCTTTACCCTACTAAACCCTGCGGTGTAGCCATCGTGGCTGCGCTACGGTAAACAAGCTTTTGATCTAATTCTACGTTCTACATTCCGCATTCTACATTCTTACTTTTTTATGCTCAGCCCCGCCTTGATAATAAGCAATATCCACGGGATCCCGTGGAAAAACATATCAAACCAGTCGATGGGTTTGACGAGCTTGCCCCTGGCCAGCATCTGGAGCTTCTCCACAATGTGTGGCGGAGTGAAGGGGGCGAGCCCCAGGGTCAGGCAGGCGACGATGACGAGGATCCAATCCAGACTATCTATCCATGTAAAAAATTGTTCCAAAATAGAACCCCTTCACTTGATAATTTACTTTTGCGTTTCACAGCTCATCCGATTTCGCCAACGGCTTTAGATCAGCTTCGACGGACAAGTAGCCTACGGTTCACGGTTCACGGATTACCCACCTCCCCCGATGATCCCCTGCTCGTACAACCAACCCACGAGCTGAGCCACGAAGTATACCGGGAAGATGTAAATGGACAGCTTAATGACGCTGTCAGGAAAGTTGACTTTGCGGTTGATCATTTTGCGGATACCGGTGACAACCACTGAAAAAGCAAAGGTCAGCGACAAAAGGACAATAAAATTACCGAGGGTCTTAAATGCCACCTGATAGGTGCCCTCCTGCACATACATCTGGATATAGACAAGAAGGAGTATAACTCCGCTCTGTACCAAAAAGAATTTCCGCATTTTGTCCTTCCTGGCAGCGTGTCGGAAAACGGCAACACGCTGCTGTTATTTTTTGTAAACCAGTCATCACCAAGGTCTTGAAATGATGAAGGTTGGCTTGATCCCTGGAAGTGTAAATCAAAACCTCCGCAGTAGATATTATCGTCTTTATTGAACCGTTGTTGAAGTCTGGATTCCGTGTCCTCGTTTCACTCGGCCCGGAATGACAAAAGGGGATGCCAGCCCTCCAACCAATCCCTTTTATCCCCTTCACCTGCCGCGGCAAAATCACCAAAATGAGGGACGAAGAAGGGTCCCTGTTAAGTCAGCCTTTGATCCTATTCTGAGTTCTACATTCTACATTCTGTCTCTAAGACACCTCAATACCTACATACTTGGATACCGTTTTCTCCTTGTCTTTGCGTCTCCGTGTCAGGTGGTTTTTTTACCCAAAGCATACCTGGCATACCCCGGGACCCACATTCTGGACCGGACACGTTCCTCAAGGTGAGCAGGATCCACCGGTTTTCTGGCCACACCCTGCTCCATGGCTTTTCCGGCCACTGCGACAGCGATCTCCCTGCACACCTCCCTGAGTTCAGCCGGGTGAGGGTAGACACAGTTAATATCGAGATGGTCCTGCGGCAGGATCTCCGACAACCTTCTTGCCGCAGCGGTGATCATTTCATCCGTGATGGCCTTTGCACCAACCGTCAGGGCGCCCAACCCCACACCCGGGAAGATGAAGACGTTGTTCCCCTGTCCCACAGTGAAGATCCTGTCACCCGAGGTGACATCCGGGAAGGGGCTCCCAGTCGCGACAATAGCTTTCCCTTCGGTCCATCGATAGATGTTATCAGGCGCCGCCTCGGTTTTATCTGTGGGGTTTGACAAGGGGAAAATAATGGGCCTTTCCGTATTTCCTGCCATGGTTCTGACAATATCCTCGCTGAAGGAACCTCCAACCCCTGAAAGACCCACAA
The window above is part of the bacterium genome. Proteins encoded here:
- a CDS encoding RND transporter gives rise to the protein MEQFFTWIDSLDWILVIVACLTLGLAPFTPPHIVEKLQMLARGKLVKPIDWFDMFFHGIPWILLIIKAGLSIKK
- a CDS encoding YkoF family thiamine/hydroxymethylpyrimidine-binding protein, whose amino-acid sequence is MLGITAQVSFYPLRQDELSPSIKAATQVFDHHGIERETGPMSTLMWGEDDKIFAALHEAFLRVAAVGEAVMTVTISNACPWPGGKG